Proteins encoded by one window of Synechococcus sp. WH 7805:
- a CDS encoding S1 RNA-binding domain-containing protein: MAGTERQNSSEESPKALTPSPQPPKKPLQVMHISKREEQDRLRREAEEARAAADAAAAKAEQLEQAAREAGTSLAPPPQAAVPAAPRTAEPQASRSPDHDDFGGMTMADLMGGSEPRRKPAQMQQAPGGLQRSVDDFDFDEDAFLAALDENEPIGTTGEVVTGTVIGMESDGVYVDIGGKAPGFMPKSECGLGVITNLKERFPKGLEIQVLVTREQNADGMVTISCRALALRQSWDKVKQLEKEGKVAQVKVSGFNRGGVTCDLEGLRGFIPRSQLQDGENHEALVGKTLGVAFLEVNPDTRKLVLSEKKAATAARFAELEVGQLVEGHVAAVKPYGLFIDLGGISGLLHQSMITGGSLRSIREVFDHGDSVKALITELDPGRGRIALNTAMLEGQPGELLINRDGVMEEATDRANRARNVLRQQEQSAG, encoded by the coding sequence ATGGCCGGCACAGAACGTCAAAATTCATCTGAAGAATCCCCTAAGGCATTGACTCCCTCCCCTCAGCCGCCGAAGAAGCCCTTGCAGGTGATGCACATCAGCAAGCGTGAGGAGCAAGACCGTCTCCGCCGGGAAGCCGAAGAAGCCAGAGCTGCGGCAGATGCGGCGGCAGCGAAGGCAGAACAGCTCGAGCAGGCGGCCCGTGAAGCCGGGACGTCCCTTGCACCGCCTCCCCAGGCAGCCGTGCCTGCAGCTCCCCGCACAGCGGAACCCCAGGCGAGCCGATCACCCGATCACGACGATTTCGGCGGCATGACCATGGCCGATCTCATGGGTGGGTCTGAGCCTCGCCGGAAGCCTGCTCAAATGCAGCAGGCCCCAGGAGGGCTTCAGCGCAGTGTTGATGATTTCGACTTTGACGAGGATGCCTTCCTGGCTGCCCTGGACGAGAACGAACCCATCGGCACCACAGGCGAGGTGGTCACAGGAACGGTGATCGGGATGGAAAGCGATGGTGTGTATGTCGACATCGGTGGTAAAGCGCCTGGCTTCATGCCGAAGAGCGAGTGCGGGCTGGGAGTAATCACAAATCTCAAGGAACGTTTCCCGAAAGGCCTCGAGATCCAGGTGCTGGTGACTCGGGAGCAGAATGCCGACGGCATGGTCACCATCAGCTGCAGGGCCCTGGCACTGCGTCAAAGCTGGGACAAGGTGAAGCAGCTCGAGAAGGAGGGCAAGGTTGCCCAGGTGAAGGTCAGTGGTTTCAACCGTGGAGGCGTCACCTGTGATCTCGAGGGTCTACGTGGATTCATCCCCAGATCCCAGCTTCAGGATGGCGAGAACCATGAAGCGCTTGTTGGCAAGACCCTTGGCGTCGCCTTCTTAGAGGTCAATCCCGACACACGCAAGCTTGTGCTGTCCGAGAAAAAGGCTGCAACAGCGGCCCGCTTCGCCGAACTCGAAGTCGGTCAGCTGGTGGAGGGCCATGTGGCCGCAGTCAAGCCCTATGGACTCTTTATCGATCTCGGCGGCATCAGCGGACTTCTTCACCAGTCGATGATCACCGGCGGCAGTCTGCGATCAATACGGGAAGTCTTCGATCATGGTGACTCCGTCAAGGCGCTGATCACTGAGCTAGATCCCGGACGGGGACGCATCGCCCTCAACACGGCCATGCTTGAAGGGCAGCCTGGCGAGCTCCTCATCAATCGTGATGGAGTGATGGAAGAAGCGACCGATCGCGCCAACAGAGCTCGTAACGTCCTCAGGCAACAGGAACAGTCAGCTGGATGA
- a CDS encoding creatininase family protein has translation MECSDSRGSRRLDFLHWPDAASGLKAHRSTLVWPFGALEQHGPQLPLATDALFAEQILNRVLESLPAQWPIWSLPPQSIGLSPEHRGFPGTLSLSADLLIRLVVEVGEQLADQEVKRLVLFNAHGGQIGLLQTAARELAVRAPSMAVLPCFLWSGVPGLEALIPRQELQNGLHAGLAETSLMLALAPDLVGVERPCDGLQFSTPPPDGWSLEGAAPCAWFTADISHSGVVGDSRGADAFLGQRLREVLIEHWTGLFKSLMTSDWPPSADARRVRGPSTEHP, from the coding sequence ATGGAATGCTCGGACTCCCGCGGGTCGCGACGGCTTGATTTTCTGCATTGGCCTGATGCCGCGTCAGGGCTGAAAGCTCACCGTTCAACGCTGGTCTGGCCATTCGGAGCCCTGGAACAGCACGGCCCTCAGCTGCCTCTCGCCACAGATGCTCTCTTCGCGGAGCAGATCCTCAACAGGGTGCTGGAGTCACTCCCTGCCCAATGGCCGATCTGGTCCCTCCCGCCTCAGTCCATCGGTCTGTCTCCTGAACACCGCGGCTTTCCTGGAACCCTGAGCCTCAGTGCCGACCTGCTGATCCGGTTGGTCGTGGAGGTGGGGGAGCAGTTGGCGGACCAGGAGGTGAAGCGACTTGTGCTGTTCAACGCTCATGGTGGGCAGATTGGATTGCTTCAGACCGCGGCCAGGGAACTGGCGGTTCGGGCTCCTTCGATGGCCGTGCTCCCCTGCTTTCTGTGGAGTGGGGTCCCTGGGCTCGAGGCCTTGATCCCGCGCCAGGAGCTGCAGAACGGATTGCACGCAGGGTTGGCAGAAACAAGTCTCATGCTGGCGCTTGCCCCTGATCTCGTTGGCGTGGAGCGCCCCTGCGACGGCCTTCAATTCTCCACGCCTCCTCCCGACGGATGGAGCCTCGAGGGTGCCGCCCCTTGTGCCTGGTTCACAGCCGACATCAGTCACAGCGGAGTTGTCGGAGACAGCCGTGGGGCCGACGCATTCCTTGGGCAGCGTCTGCGTGAGGTCCTGATTGAGCACTGGACCGGCCTCTTCAAAAGCCTGATGACTTCTGACTGGCCGCCCTCTGCCGACGCCAGGCGTGTGAGAGGACCATCAACCGAACATCCATAG
- a CDS encoding aldehyde oxygenase (deformylating), with amino-acid sequence MPTPVTSEVAVLDEQAGSASLLPDFSSEAYKDAYSRINAIVIEGEQEAHDNYISLGTLIPDQADELARLARMEMKHMKGFTSCGRNLGVDADMPFAKTFFAPLHGNFQTALKDGKVVTCLLIQALLIEAFAISAYHIYIPVADPFARKITEGVVKDEYTHLNYGQEWLKANFDASREELMEANKVNLPLIRSMLEQVAEDAAVLKMEKEDLIEDFLIAYQEALEQIGFTSRDIARMAAAALAV; translated from the coding sequence ATGCCGACCCCTGTCACCTCCGAGGTCGCCGTCCTTGACGAGCAGGCTGGGTCCGCTTCGCTGCTCCCCGACTTTTCCAGCGAAGCCTATAAAGACGCTTACAGCCGGATCAATGCGATCGTGATTGAAGGTGAGCAAGAAGCTCATGACAACTACATCTCACTGGGCACATTGATCCCTGATCAGGCCGATGAACTGGCTCGCCTCGCCAGAATGGAAATGAAGCACATGAAAGGATTCACATCCTGCGGACGCAATCTGGGTGTTGACGCAGACATGCCTTTCGCAAAAACTTTCTTCGCTCCCCTTCATGGCAATTTTCAGACGGCTCTGAAGGACGGAAAAGTTGTGACCTGTCTGCTCATACAGGCGTTGCTGATTGAAGCTTTCGCAATCTCCGCATATCACATCTACATACCAGTTGCTGATCCGTTTGCACGCAAGATCACTGAGGGTGTGGTGAAGGATGAATACACCCATCTCAATTATGGTCAAGAGTGGTTGAAGGCCAATTTCGACGCAAGCCGCGAGGAATTGATGGAAGCCAACAAAGTGAATTTGCCGCTGATCCGTTCAATGCTCGAGCAGGTGGCCGAGGATGCCGCTGTCCTCAAAATGGAGAAGGAAGATCTGATTGAGGATTTCCTGATCGCTTACCAAGAGGCGCTTGAACAGATTGGATTCACCTCGAGAGATATCGCTCGGATGGCTGCTGCGGCACTCGCGGTCTGA
- a CDS encoding long-chain acyl-[acyl-carrier-protein] reductase — MFGLIGHSTSFEAARRKASDLGFDHIAEGDLDVWCSAPPQLVEHVEVTSPTGKSIQGAYIDSCFVPEMLSRFKTARRKVLNAMELAQKKGIDITALGGFTSIIFENFNLLQHQHVRSTTLAWERFTTGNTHTAWVICRQVENNAPSLGIDLKKASVAVVGATGDIGSAVCRWLSSRTGVAELLLVARQQKPLEDLRDELGGGRILSLEDALPEADVVVWVASMPRTLEIDASRLKTPCLMIDGGYPKNLDARVAAKGIHVLKGGIVEFFTDIGWSMMEIAEMEKPQRQMFACFAEAMLLEFESHHTNFSWGRNNITLEKMDFIGGASVRHGFSTLNLQGLPQAAAA, encoded by the coding sequence ATGTTTGGTCTGATTGGACATTCCACAAGTTTCGAAGCCGCCAGGCGGAAGGCTTCCGACCTTGGGTTCGATCACATTGCCGAGGGAGATCTCGATGTGTGGTGCAGTGCTCCTCCTCAGCTTGTGGAGCATGTCGAAGTCACCAGCCCCACAGGTAAATCCATCCAGGGTGCCTACATCGATTCCTGCTTCGTGCCGGAAATGCTGAGTCGTTTCAAGACAGCACGACGCAAAGTGCTCAATGCCATGGAGCTCGCCCAGAAAAAGGGGATCGACATCACGGCTCTTGGCGGATTCACATCGATTATTTTCGAGAATTTCAACCTGCTTCAGCATCAGCATGTGCGCAGCACAACCCTGGCTTGGGAGCGTTTCACTACGGGGAATACCCACACGGCCTGGGTGATCTGCAGGCAGGTTGAAAACAATGCTCCGTCTTTGGGCATCGATCTCAAAAAGGCCTCGGTTGCTGTTGTTGGAGCGACCGGCGACATCGGCAGTGCTGTGTGCCGCTGGCTCTCCTCCCGAACCGGGGTGGCTGAATTGTTGCTCGTGGCCCGGCAACAGAAACCACTTGAAGATCTCCGGGATGAGCTGGGTGGCGGTCGGATTCTCAGTCTCGAGGACGCCCTGCCGGAAGCTGATGTGGTGGTTTGGGTTGCCAGCATGCCGCGCACCCTCGAGATCGATGCGTCACGACTGAAAACACCCTGTCTGATGATCGATGGTGGTTACCCCAAAAACCTTGATGCCCGTGTGGCTGCCAAGGGTATTCACGTTCTGAAGGGAGGGATTGTTGAATTCTTCACTGATATTGGATGGTCGATGATGGAAATAGCAGAGATGGAGAAACCTCAACGGCAGATGTTTGCTTGCTTTGCCGAAGCCATGCTCCTCGAGTTTGAGTCGCATCACACCAACTTCAGCTGGGGGCGGAACAACATCACGCTTGAGAAGATGGACTTCATCGGTGGAGCGTCCGTTCGCCATGGTTTCTCCACCCTCAATCTGCAAGGCCTTCCGCAGGCTGCTGCTGCCTGA
- a CDS encoding acetyl-CoA carboxylase carboxyltransferase subunit alpha, producing the protein MPRRPLLEFEKPLVELEQQIEQIRQRARDSEVDVSPQLQQLETLAARRREEIFKSLTPAQKIQVARHPHRPSTLDYIQILCDDWVELHGDRRGSDDQALIGGIGRLGDRSVMLIGHQKGRDTKENVARNFGMATPGGYRKALRLMDHADRFHLPILSFIDTPGAYAGLLAEEQGQGEAIAVNLREMFRFGVPIIATVIGEGGSGGALGIGVADRLLMFEHSVYTVASPEACASILWRDAAKASEAATALKITGPDLLSLGVVDEVLPEPVGGNHWAPLEAGEILREALSRNLEALLELSEQQLREQRYRKFRAMGHFLDGSSTEVVSDD; encoded by the coding sequence ATGCCACGCCGTCCGCTTCTCGAGTTTGAGAAACCCCTGGTCGAACTCGAACAGCAGATCGAACAGATCAGACAGAGAGCGAGAGATTCTGAGGTTGATGTCAGCCCTCAGCTCCAGCAGCTCGAAACATTGGCCGCACGTCGTCGTGAGGAGATTTTTAAATCCCTGACACCCGCTCAAAAGATTCAAGTAGCCCGTCATCCCCACCGCCCAAGCACGCTGGATTACATCCAGATCCTGTGTGATGACTGGGTTGAGCTCCATGGGGATCGGCGTGGCAGTGACGATCAGGCTCTAATCGGAGGTATTGGTCGTTTGGGAGATCGTTCAGTGATGTTGATCGGACATCAAAAAGGACGGGATACCAAAGAAAACGTGGCACGGAATTTCGGGATGGCGACGCCTGGTGGCTATCGCAAAGCCCTCCGGCTGATGGATCATGCCGATCGCTTTCATCTGCCGATTCTTTCGTTTATCGATACCCCCGGAGCCTATGCGGGCTTGCTCGCCGAGGAACAGGGCCAGGGAGAGGCGATTGCCGTGAATCTGCGCGAGATGTTCAGATTTGGAGTGCCGATTATCGCCACAGTGATTGGTGAAGGTGGATCCGGTGGCGCTCTGGGTATCGGTGTTGCCGACAGGCTGCTGATGTTCGAGCACAGCGTCTACACAGTTGCGAGTCCTGAGGCCTGCGCTTCCATTCTTTGGCGTGATGCCGCCAAAGCCTCGGAAGCGGCGACAGCTCTCAAGATCACGGGCCCGGATCTGCTCAGTCTTGGTGTTGTGGATGAGGTGCTGCCTGAGCCAGTCGGCGGAAATCATTGGGCACCACTTGAGGCTGGTGAAATCTTGCGAGAGGCGCTCTCCCGAAATCTTGAGGCCCTGCTCGAGCTTTCCGAGCAGCAACTGAGAGAGCAGCGCTACCGCAAATTCCGGGCCATGGGGCATTTTCTTGATGGCTCATCGACGGAAGTCGTCTCAGATGACTAG